Sequence from the Rutidosis leptorrhynchoides isolate AG116_Rl617_1_P2 chromosome 3, CSIRO_AGI_Rlap_v1, whole genome shotgun sequence genome:
TTCGGGAGTATTTTCGTTCATCATCATTTGTCATTGCTTTTCAAAATTTaccatttaataaattaagtacatCATTAAGGATAATTTGGGAAATATGAGTGAACATatgaaaaaataatattaaaaatatcattttctatTGTAAACTTTCAATCACTCTAATTCGTGAACTTGTATGTAATTTTTAAGATACGTATACATATTTTTATGTTCAAACAACTTTCTTTTATAGCCTTTATGAatttaaagtttttttttatatatattttatagtattTTATTTTAGATTAAAACTTTAGGATGGATCATATTGTCTTGTTAAATTAAAGTTAAATCTAAAGAATAAAAGGTTCAAGCACAGATAATTTGGATACAAAATTATTTGCAAAAACAGGGTCATTATTTAATTAACATGGTTCCAAATTTATAAAGTAAGAAATATGTATATGCAACATGAAGTCATGACCTGTGGCTGCAAGTTgaattttcatttatttatttgaCGTATTGAACTCACCTGCTCCACCATCTTCTTAAGCCAAGAAAATCAACAATGTCAACTCTCAATATTCCTCTAAAAAAATTCATCATACATCTCATAAACCTAACCAAATTCAACCTAAATGGACGATAACGCCACAATTCGCAACCTTCCTATCTACAAAGCAGCAATGAACGACGATTGGGACTGCGTTGAGCACATCTTCGATGCTAATCCCGATAAACTCGATGCCAAAATCACCATTTGGTGGGAAACACCATTGCACATAGCAATTGGAACCAACACTTCGCACCGTTTTGTTAACAACATCGTAGAAAATATCGTATTTACAGATGCTCGGAAGCTTGGGGCGAAAAACTGTTGGGGAAACACTGCCCTACATTATGCTGCTAAACTCGGGAACACGATAGACGCTAAACTTTTGGTGTCAAAAGATCCGGGTATTGCACAGGTTACTAATACGGAAGGACACACTGCGTTAAAGCTGGCTGCATGGTACGGTCGACACGACACGCTTTGGTATTTGTTGGGTGTGACTAAAGATGAGCCTGGAGAGAATGGTATGAGTCCGTATAGTGGAGTTTCTGGTGCTGATCTCATTACTCTATCCATAACCGCAGGCTTTTGTGGTTAGTATGTACCCCCCTGTATGTTTACTTACAAGATACTAGAAGTGGCTATTTTGACCCACGTACTTATAATGTGTCAATATGGGTTGTGCGTTGTGTTTAATGAGTCAAATGGGTTGAATCAGCTACAAAGGTAACAACTTGAACATGTTGAAAGCCATTTTGTCATTAAAGACCTCCTAAAATGATTGTAATTACAGCGTGTTCTTTAAATGATAAACAACACATATCTAAACAGCAAAAACAAATGACTTTCTTTCTGGGTGAACCCAACTGGGAGTGCTTCAATTTGTTGACCACTTGACCACCAGCATGACCTGCCCATATTGCCACATCTACacattcaaatgattcaatgtgtCGATATGGGCTGTGTTTTGTGTTTAATGAGTCTGATGGGTTGAATACTTGAATCTGCTAAAATGGTAAGAACTTGAACATGTTGAAAGCCATGTAAGTGATGATTTTCATTAAAGTCCTCCTAAAATGATTGTAATAatagttttgttttttttttttttttttttttttttttttttttttcaaatgataAACAACACAACTGGGAGTGTTTCAATTGTTGACCACCAGCATGACCCGCCCATATTGACACCTCCACAAATTCACACAATTCTTATGTAATTTCATCCTAACATTTTGTTATATGCTTATGTCGTTGACGTATAGATGTAGCCTTGTATCTAGTCAAAAAGTACCCGGATATGGTTACTCAGAAAGATAGGAATGGTGATACTGCATTAAAAGTCTTAGCTTCAAAACCACATGTTTTTCCAAGTGGCAGTAAATTACATATCTTCCAGAATCTCATTTACTCATGTATGATCTCTTAATATTTACAAAAAACAATTCAAAATGTATCTAACTACGTTTATCTAACTGTTATAAATTCTTCTTTTAAATAATAGGCATCCCTGTGGATCTTGAAAAAACATCAGATCACACGTTCAGATCGTTCATCTCAAAGTTAATCCTACTCATATCCCCTAAAGATTTGTATAATAAGAAACTAATGCACGTACAGACACTAAAACTTGTGGAACGTATGTGTTCGGTTGTTATAGAAAAAGGTAGTCATGATATAGCATGGGATATACTAGGAACTGCGGTATCTACAGCTGTGAAATACGGGATTCATGAACTTATAAAGGTGTGTGTTGAGACTTACCCGGATATAGTTTGGTATGAAGATGATGGGTTCTATTTGTTCATTGCTGCGATTAGATATCGTCAAGAAAAAGTGTTTAATCTTGTGTACCGAATGACGGGGCATAAGGTATTTGCAGCAACTGTAAATTCCAATGCAGACAACCCGTTGCATATAGCTGGGAGGTTGTCGCCTCTCCCTCGCCTCAAAACTGTCAGTGGAGCAGCTTTACAAATGCAACGGGAACTTCAGTGGTACAAGGTATCTTATTTCTCAAAATAAACCTAACTTACAAGGTTGCAAAAATTGCTACTCAAGGACTACTCGGTCGAGACTTTTTAAGGAGTACTCGGAAATTCGGGGAGTACTTGgatattgaccaagtttgactttgaccgagttttGACCAATTTTTCGAGTAATCACAAGTTTTGGCAGAGTTTTGACCAATTTAccaagtaatcccgagttttgaccgAGTACTTTCCGAGTAATCCCCGAGTTGCATAGACCGAGTACTCATCAAGTAATTTCGAATTCTGCAACACTGCCTAACTACTTACAGGCAAGGTTGAAAGAGACGCGCGACAGGATCAAGACAGTCCGGACCTTGGAGTGTCGCAACGATCAAGACGGGGTTGAGACGGGATGTTGACCAACGTTgcctttttatataaatatttcaaaaaaaacatttcaaacataaatatttcaaattaaagGCAAATACATTGTGTTTGACCAACGTTGTCTTTAATTTGAAATATTTGTGTTTGGAATGTTTATGTTTGAAATACATATAGAAAGTCAACATCGGTCAACATCCGTCTCGACCGTTTTATTCCGCTGCTGACCCTTTTTTTACCGTTGTTGACCGCTGTTTAATCGTTGACCAATTTTTTACCCGTTGCGGCAGTACACTGGTAAATCAGTTGTCACGGGCATCTCACCCGTTTTTTGCAACACTGAGTAACTAGGTCATATTTGAATCTACGTTCAACAAATTAATTTTGGAAAGCAATCCAAACAATCCCTTACTATGGTATAAAATCTAAGAACTTACAGATTTTGGGGCATTAGATGTGACCTAATTCGCTAATGCTGTTGCAGAAAGTGGAGAGCCTCGTCAAGCCGATATATAAAGAAGCGTTAAACAATGATCAAATGACACCAAGAATGGTATTTACCAACGAACACAAGGATTTAGTTGATGAAGGAGAAGCATGGATGAAGgacacatcatcatcatctacgGTTGTGGGAGCACTCGTTGTCACCATGGCATTTGCAGCCGCCTTTACAGTGCCAGGTGGCAATGACAGTAATGGCTTACCATTTTTTCTAGACGATCCAGTATTCCTAATATTTATAGTATCAGATGCCATAGCATTATTCGCTTCGACGACTTCCGTTTTAATGTTTCTAGCCATACTTACTTCCCGGTATGCTGAAGAAGATTTTTACTATGCGTTACCTAAGAGGATGATGATCGCGCTCGTGTCACTTTTTTTGTCACTTGCTGCTACAATGATAGCGTTTAGTGCAGCACTTGCGTTAGTGCTACGAGACGAAATACCGTGGATAGCTGCACCGGTTACGTTATTTGCATCGGTTCCGGTGACGTTATTTGCTATGCTTCAGTTTCCGTTGCTTGTCGAACTGGTTTATTCAACATACGGGCCAAGCATTTTTATTGACGTATAGCTAACGGTTCTTATTAGATTTTGATGTAGATGTAACTAGATCCAAATTACTCTGTATCTAACTTATCATTACGCCAAAAAAAATATCTAATAAATGATCCAATTATAGAAATATGAGAGCATATTAAAAAAGGAAATGGCAAAAACGCCCCTCTACGATAAACTCTATAAAAAAGGTACGATTCTTAGAACTCTATAAGTCTATAACCTGACGCTATCATTATCATAGGATGATCATCAAGCTGGTAACTGGAGCTTTACATTGTTCTTCCAGCTGTATTCAAAATGAAAACAACATTTCAGATTTATACATAAACTTCCTCAAAATGCTTCAATATTACGGGTATTTTACCTTTCAAAGTAGTAGTAGAAGAAATCAGCATAAAGCAACGTTTGGATTAGGCCAGCAATCCAAGCTGCAAGATCAACAATTTATTATGTTACGAAAGCATTCCTCTTATATATGATAACTTCTTGGATCATGCAAATTAGTATCTACTATAAGCAATAGATATATAAACACAAATataaatacacacacatacacataataGTAAGTGTGCATGCGCTATAACTATAAGTTTAGATAATATGAAATAAGTTCTGTTTCTTTTGTTCATTCTTTTTGAATTTTGCATCAGGAATATTAGAAGAGAATAAGCGACATACTGATCCAGTGGACATAATGAGGCTCAGTGAAGTAACGGTAGACCCAGTTAAAAATGTACAACGAACGGTATGCTCTGCACAacgaaaaaaagaaaataaagataCAAACCTTTAAATAAACCAAATATCAAATATATTAcaaatatataattacatattatatAAATAAGCATAAAAAGAAGTGAATTACCCTAGGAGAAACACATATTGTCCAGTCAAGTTGTCGATATTTCTAGTCCTTTGCAGCAAAACAAGCTGAGGAAGTATAGCAACAGCTTCCAGGTATAAAGAGAATGTCCACATTACCTGCTCAATATAGAGTATTAAACATACAAAATCCACATAGCAAAATAATATAGATCTCGATTATATcacttcaatttttatttttatttttttacctcTTTAAAAGTGAACTTCTGGTGAATAAGTACAGCTAGAAGCAAACAAGGAAGTAAGAGGAAATAATGCCGAAAGGTATCAAGATCTTTATCATATGATCTACGTACAATCTTGTGGCGCCTAATATACCATACAATAGTAAAAGAACTTCCCAGATATATTATCTTCATGACAGTATTATACACTGAAATGAAGTCTGTGAATATATCCAAGTAACGAGTAACAAAAACCAGCGCATATAGCTCCTGAGTCTTCAATGAAATCCCTGCAAACAACATTTTAGATGAAATAAATCCAAACATGTAAAAAACTACTTCAAAAAACCTACTTCGGTAATATTGTTACTTATTATGAAGCAGCATATTAATTGTTAGGGTTTAGCTAACTAACCTTTACTTAAAATGTGTCTAAATCGGGTAGGTATTGTGTTACAATAGATTGAATAAATACAGAGCATTAATGAAGCGACACAAGGCATAGGGCAATATTTCCACAGTGgaaacaaattaaaaatatattcgAAACACGAAAGAAGGAAGTTTATATCCTAGGCCAAGGAACAAAGCTAAATGGTTTAAGATGAATACTCAATCGTTAACACACACATGGAAATTAGCATATGAAACTGTCAACCAGAATCGGGTAACAAAGTCTGGCAACAGTAATAAAAAACGAATAAGCAATTCAATTACGCACAACAACTTGACATTGTACTACTAGTGGCCTAataaaattttaagtttagtgttaCTACGTATCATATacttagaaacaaaaaaaaaaagagtaacatTTCTCCAAAAACACAATCGTAAATCGCACATCTCAAACCTAAACCCAAAAACCACATTTCGCGGAAAGCAGATATCCATGAAGTTATAAATCCTTAAATCTCATATACTATAAATAACATAAATAGTAACACCAAAACAAGAATAAAGAATAAACAAAGtaaaacatagagataaaaatcctaAGTCAATGAAAGCAGCTAAACGGTCTAACATCGATACTTAGTAACCTAATTGGTTTATGGTGATTAGCATCCAACATGGTAATGCAGGTCACACACGAAGACAAGAAAAAGAAAATTGCAAAACAAATTGAAATTTTACTAGTAATAAACTGTAAATTACTGAGAATAGTATTGTttacaacacaacaacaacaacaaaacccaatcccgcgcctgcgaggtatgggggaggtaagatgtagacaatccttcctctaccctaaactagaagagaagtcgtttctgttaccacgagtcgagagaattctccacccacgggaaaggaaattcatccccctctctactccagggtagagagattgcttccgtgaggacctccggctaaaaaaagacttttttttttctctttttttttttaaatttaaaactaaaaaatagaaattaaaaaataaattaaaaaatgcaaagataaataaaataaataataaaataaatagataaatatatagataaaaaaaaaaaaagggggacgccatgaaaatggtagaatcagattTTCATGGGGTTTAAAGCATGCCTGAGAATAGTATTGTTTAATCAGAGGAAAATGTAATAAATTTCCTACTACATATTGCAATATAATATATgtgtatcaccatcatcatcaacccTACTTTGATCATCACAACATTATCAAAACAATTCACTTCATAACTGATATGTAATCAAATTTTTAATAACTGATATTCAAAACGCCTACATTAATCAACAATATAAAAACAATCGCACCTGAAATATATTACCAGTACTAAATTCTATCCTGATACATTATAAAATAAACCGAAACAATTGTGTAAAAAATGTGTAACATTGAATGTCGGAGAAATTTAGgggtaaaattagggtttattACCAGCGCATGATTTGATTGTGTGTATCTTGAGAAGCAAGACGAGAATGCTGGCCAGATGAGTCATATCACCTGCAAGTCTGAAAATATTCATGATGATGTTTAATCAATAATTATCAACTTTGATCTGCTGCTATGATAATTTGTGTTTTACAAGCAGATCTCTGTGAATGAATTTCAATTTCAAGTATAAATCAGATTCTTCTTCTCTAACACTCCTCGACTCTCTCCTCAATTGTAAAACCCCCTCGAGAGAAATGAGGAAAATTATATTGATCGGGTCGGGTTTATAAATTGTTTTATGGATTTGGACTTTGGATTCCATAATGGGCTTCTCTTACTATGTCATTGTGTCGATTTTTAAGGATTATCAAAAAGCTCATTTTTTATACTTTTTTTGCGTgaaagttaaaaataaaaaatgcCAAATTTCTTTCAAGGAGCAAGGTGCATTGCTTCCTTACCTTGAGTCTTTGATTTCATCTGGGAGCAAGGTGTGGAAGAAGGGATAATCCCCAATTTTTAATACTACCAGAGTATGTTAAGCCAAAAATTACAATATTAATTCTTACAAACAATCTATTATTTTATCTGAATATATATTTCTTTTCTCGTTAGGTgtattttttatttttcaaaaatcatCAAAATTGCATTTTTAACAATTCGTTCAAATCATCACTAGTTACAGTTACACTTTGAGGCCTTCTCTTTCACTCTATGTTGATACAATGAAGCACAATCCTAACCAAAATGAATATACTAAATTTTTTGAttaaataagtaaaaaaaaaattcccTTTCTTGCATATGGGCACCGTTATACTTTGGCCACCATTAAGAAGATGGATTCCCGACACTTACTGAAAaacaaattttaatataaaaattttatatacaCATAGTAGCTattttacataaaaaaaaaaaaaaaccatacgAGTTATTGTAACATTTTATGAAtaggtttttacaaaataaaacttcAAAAATCATACGATAAGTAGGATTTAGTCTTGAGTGAGTCATTCACTCGTAGAGCTTGTCACGATAAATTTTGGAATTATGTCTTGTATGTAACATCATTGAGTTGTcgtatatattttatgtattataaTAATTCGTGTTGTACTTCGTAATTAAAAAGgtgtttttttcattttttttgaaatcaagatattgttaatataaataaaaCTAGTAAGAAACTAGAAATTACAACGACAAAAGGGAACCAATAACCTACATAAACACAAAACAATCGAGCACAATAACAAAAATTACAACCCCGAAGACGATGGCCAAAACAAAAAAAAGCTAGCGATCAACTGACATAAACTAGACGACACAAGAACCCGATCATTGACCTACGGAAAAGGCAACAACCATTATAGAGACACCCATGATTCAGTATCCAAGGACAAATAATTATCGTTTTCGCCATCGCTATCGCCATCACTATCGCCAACGACATCTTCCCAGCCCACAAATCAATCGATAAACGTACACCACGCATACCATTTACGCTCATCACGATGTCTCTTACGGTTCATAAGATTTTTTTTGCTTGATATAATTGAAAAAATGACGATTAGTTTTTACATTACCCATTCTATTTTGTCGAATTCGAGAGCGTAAACGGTATACAAAGAAACCAAATGACTCGTTAGTACGGCCAGCATTGGAGACGGGCCCACGAACACTTGACACTGTGGTTGGTGAGTAATTCAAAAAGGATTCGGGTGGTACATCATATAAATGAGTCGAGCATTCCGAATTATATTCCACTTTATTTTGTTTAGACATATAACAGTATCATTAGGCTCAAATTTAGAGTCCACTGGCCCACCACCAAAGTTTGATCCATCACTTGGAATTGTACTAATACTTGCAACAGGCCCATCACATAGAATTCAAATTTGATCTATTTTCCATGCGTATAGAGCGAGACGCATGTGACGACTCTTTCTCCTTGAAATTTGGAGCTGCGGCTTCAAAGTCATAATTATCCTCGAACAACATTTTAAATTTCCAAGCTCAACTTCTCATCTTCCAAACAATCTTCCTTGACCAACCATTGATCTTAATCTCCGGCCATACAATCAAGCTTTTCActgaaaacttcaaaatttttatgtATGTCCGACTTGAAATCAACAGACTTATCCCAATCGCTACCCTTCGAATCAACGAGACAACTAAAACTCGACGAAACTTCAGGAACCAGGGAAGGTTTACAGGTAGTAGATCAAGTTCCATCCTCCCTTATCAATGTCTAGTTAAACCGATCGAGATAATAGTTTGAAAACGAGGTTGCGATTGTTCAGTGATTCGTTAATGTTAAATTCGAAAACCTCACCGTCAACCTTAATTTCAATGGATTTAGTGATATCCTGAAATTCTTTCGAAGTGCAATCCTTGCAAGACCTTGTCATAAGATGTGTCAATGAAGATAACGAATCCCTATTGCCACCTACGTCAACATCAACAAACTTTCTCCCATCCTAAGTTGCTCCTCTTTGTGAACCATCGACAATGAACATCTTCTGGAGAATTTATCGTACTCTGGACATTACTCTTCTTTTTCTCACGCAGTTTGTAAGCACGAAGCCATGCTCCATTTATTTGAATTGAGTTTAAGGTTATAGCAAAACTATCGACATCCCgaattcattcgaacctcaaaaaACCAAATCGTTGTCCACTCGATAAGTGCTTCCGAGCTTGATACACGTACCTAACTAAGGCGTATCTCTCGAATAGTTTCCAAAGATATGATCATCCGAAACCCGTTGATCTGGAAAACTGAAGAACAAGAATGAAGTGACTCGATTATATTACACGATGCTTCATTTGCAAAATGTTTCTCTCTCGATCAGAATTCGAcattgttggttgaatgttggttaatggactaaccgaaaaagttaagtatgatgcttaaccaaagaatatgttttgatgatggcacatacatatgcataagtgatgatcgacatcttaacataaaacacgcaagttcactaatccatacttaatcttgcaaatgaccaaatcaAACAAAACTTAGAATGAAAATAAACATCATAAAGTTACACAgtcaaaccacggtcgaccgtatactcgaccgtagaagcccagactgaatctGCAACGTAGTTTTGTGAAAATAAGTTGCacagtcgccaccacggtcaaccgcagtgcgaccgcagaatTCTCTGTCactatttttgatcaaatttagtttgaccacttcccgaaatctataattcatgaaacctttctcaacacgcttagaatagatgcctcctccatactcaattgagttttgatcataaaaacactaatcttggttaattacgcttaattacatcttaatgacaatttaaccatgattatgcataacacataagtgttaatcaataacttgtgatcttaaaacttgtctagacattcttagaatgatcaccaagtaccaacacacataagctaatgtcactagaacactaattacaattaaagattacttagtgacaaattaaggctaaatgaagaacaacatttttaagtgtaactagtaaagacttgtaatcctaaaatacacttagatacatttaggatggtcaccaagtcccaactagagattgctctttcaTTGtgaatgtgttggacattaatgtgtgcttacacattaatcatgcaatatgttatatttcaagtaagcttgctaaaactTGAACCATAGTGTTGTGCAAATAACCATATGATTGatattagaataactatctcttgttatatgtgagtattacttgctacttgttaatatgtttgatactcattaatttgccaacttgatAACATGCTCTTAAACTTGCTATGTGTTATTAGTTAGAACACTAAGATTCAAATAACTAGTTTActtcaataaattaagtgtaaaatggttcaaaaacattaatggtcaataatctatttgg
This genomic interval carries:
- the LOC139897550 gene encoding uncharacterized protein — encoded protein: MDDNATIRNLPIYKAAMNDDWDCVEHIFDANPDKLDAKITIWWETPLHIAIGTNTSHRFVNNIVENIVFTDARKLGAKNCWGNTALHYAAKLGNTIDAKLLVSKDPGIAQVTNTEGHTALKLAAWYGRHDTLWYLLGVTKDEPGENGMSPYSGVSGADLITLSITAGFCDVALYLVKKYPDMVTQKDRNGDTALKVLASKPHVFPSGSKLHIFQNLIYSCIPVDLEKTSDHTFRSFISKLILLISPKDLYNKKLMHVQTLKLVERMCSVVIEKGSHDIAWDILGTAVSTAVKYGIHELIKVCVETYPDIVWYEDDGFYLFIAAIRYRQEKVFNLVYRMTGHKVFAATVNSNADNPLHIAGRLSPLPRLKTVSGAALQMQRELQWYKKVESLVKPIYKEALNNDQMTPRMVFTNEHKDLVDEGEAWMKDTSSSSTVVGALVVTMAFAAAFTVPGGNDSNGLPFFLDDPVFLIFIVSDAIALFASTTSVLMFLAILTSRYAEEDFYYALPKRMMIALVSLFLSLAATMIAFSAALALVLRDEIPWIAAPVTLFASVPVTLFAMLQFPLLVELVYSTYGPSIFIDV
- the LOC139897551 gene encoding ER lumen protein-retaining receptor-like, with amino-acid sequence MNIFRLAGDMTHLASILVLLLKIHTIKSCAGISLKTQELYALVFVTRYLDIFTDFISVYNTVMKIIYLGSSFTIVWYIRRHKIVRRSYDKDLDTFRHYFLLLPCLLLAVLIHQKFTFKEVMWTFSLYLEAVAILPQLVLLQRTRNIDNLTGQYVFLLGAYRSLYIFNWVYRYFTEPHYVHWITWIAGLIQTLLYADFFYYYFESWKNNVKLQLPA